A genomic window from Algoriphagus sp. Y33 includes:
- a CDS encoding bifunctional 2-polyprenyl-6-hydroxyphenol methylase/3-demethylubiquinol 3-O-methyltransferase UbiG, with protein sequence MEESKDNIFSVYDQFSGNQDMSGINSRYLNILDKVKQAGLNTGHSILEVGCGIGTLSHLLANQVKKGEVLAVDISSESIKKAKALWKDQSNLKFEVSDMYDFDKHGKTFDFFVFPDIMEHLSEDQYSRLFRTIHKHAHQDSVMLIHIPAPRYLQWMVENEPEKLQVIDQPLDSGDLIKSITSNGFYLERMDTYPVFFEEKDYQYFVFRAIKPLLKSTPRTNWKILKERIGIRLRYRITK encoded by the coding sequence ATGGAAGAGAGTAAGGATAATATCTTCAGTGTTTACGATCAATTCTCCGGGAATCAGGATATGTCCGGGATAAATTCCCGTTACTTAAATATCTTGGACAAAGTGAAACAGGCTGGGTTAAACACCGGTCATAGTATTCTGGAAGTGGGTTGTGGGATAGGAACCCTAAGTCATTTGCTTGCCAATCAGGTAAAGAAAGGCGAGGTACTTGCTGTGGATATTTCTTCTGAAAGCATTAAAAAAGCCAAGGCACTCTGGAAAGACCAATCCAATCTGAAATTCGAAGTTTCGGACATGTATGATTTTGATAAGCACGGAAAAACCTTTGACTTTTTCGTGTTTCCTGATATTATGGAACACCTCTCTGAAGATCAGTATAGCCGCCTTTTTCGCACTATTCACAAGCATGCCCATCAAGACTCGGTGATGCTCATCCATATCCCTGCGCCAAGATATTTGCAATGGATGGTAGAAAATGAACCTGAAAAGTTACAGGTTATCGATCAGCCATTGGATTCGGGTGACCTGATAAAAAGTATCACTTCCAATGGCTTTTATCTTGAGAGAATGGATACTTATCCGGTTTTTTTCGAAGAGAAAGATTATCAGTACTTTGTGTTTAGAGCAATAAAACCACTCTTAAAATCCACTCCGAGAACTAACTGGAAAATCCTGAAAGAGCGAATTGGTATCAGATTAAGATACAGAATTACCAAGTAA
- a CDS encoding peptidylprolyl isomerase, protein MKIAENTVVGLTYELKVGKEADEIESAPFSVEIRDSEDPFYFLFGASDLPGKFEELLLGKEQGEDFSFVIPVAEAYGTMDEDLIVNLPKSQFSGENGFNPEMLQEGNFLPLMDEDGYPMQAKIIKDLGEEIVLDFNHPLVGFDLHFEGNVEEVREATADELSHGHVHGEGGTQHEE, encoded by the coding sequence ATGAAAATAGCAGAAAACACAGTCGTCGGACTTACATACGAACTCAAAGTAGGCAAAGAGGCTGATGAAATAGAATCAGCACCATTCAGCGTAGAAATCCGTGATTCAGAAGATCCTTTTTACTTTCTCTTTGGGGCAAGTGATCTTCCCGGAAAATTTGAGGAATTGCTTCTTGGAAAAGAACAGGGCGAGGACTTTTCTTTTGTGATCCCAGTGGCTGAAGCTTATGGAACAATGGATGAGGACCTCATAGTCAATCTTCCTAAGTCACAGTTTTCAGGAGAAAATGGTTTCAACCCCGAAATGCTCCAAGAAGGCAACTTTTTGCCTTTGATGGATGAAGACGGATATCCTATGCAAGCAAAAATCATAAAAGATCTGGGGGAAGAAATCGTGCTGGATTTTAACCATCCTCTGGTGGGTTTTGACTTGCATTTTGAGGGAAATGTCGAAGAAGTCAGGGAGGCTACCGCAGATGAGCTTTCGCATGGTCACGTTCATGGCGAGGGCGGTACACAGCATGAGGAATAA
- a CDS encoding YfhO family protein produces the protein MQLNFKKDVLPHLVGIAIFYAIVVVYFAPVVLQDQVIMQGDILKWEGSATEALDYREATGEEALWTNSVFGGMPAYFVSLEFAGDITTSLLSIITLGLPHPVNSLFLGMVAMYALMLTFGVRPVFAIIASVAFSMSSYNLLSLAAGHNAKIWAVNLIPVILLGIHLAFKKKRLLGAGILALGLLLQLKFNHVQITYYTLIISVIYVAVRIVFDWKKESVAQLGKTIAFLILGAVLAVGGNIGRIATAMEYAPYSTRGNATLESASAGLDKDYAFSWSNGKLETLTFLVPNFYGGGSSTPLGKNTASEKALRSNGLDPAQINGFLQGAPTYWGDQPFTGGPIYGGVILVFLAFIGIWAAPKESLYTFGAIIILSLMLSWGKNLSWFNYLLFDILPGYNKFRAVSMALGMTLFAIPALAAISLERLYRSKDFKPLYISGAVVGGLLFLLAIGAGIFRFEGAADAGLPDWLINAIRQDRKSMLSASAWRSLAFVAASFALIYFALKDKISDFILGIGIFSLVTIDLWTVNKHYLNDDSFQGNPSRSYFAETPADMEIANDKSYFRVLDLTESLTASGKSPYRFHSLGGYHGAKMRRYQDLLDNRLNFELNDFVKKAQEGDFDFEGIQTINMMNTKYVIAGTAANSVFENPEANGPAWVPSQIVSVQTNQEEMDELGRIDTKTQATVNTSEFGQVSAGSGQITHTSYTPNELKYIAEISKEGLAVFSEIYYPVGWTATIDGKETEILRADYLLRGLIVPEGTHEIIFKFEPKSYTATKTPMIIFQYLIVLSLIAGVFFTIKERNGRE, from the coding sequence ATGCAGCTGAATTTCAAAAAAGACGTACTCCCCCATTTAGTGGGAATTGCTATTTTCTATGCCATCGTAGTCGTTTATTTCGCTCCTGTAGTACTTCAGGACCAGGTGATCATGCAGGGTGATATCCTAAAATGGGAAGGATCTGCCACCGAAGCTTTGGACTACAGGGAAGCTACTGGAGAAGAAGCGCTTTGGACAAACAGTGTTTTTGGCGGAATGCCGGCCTATTTTGTCAGCTTGGAATTTGCAGGCGACATCACCACATCGTTGCTTTCTATTATCACCCTAGGCCTTCCCCATCCTGTAAACAGTCTATTCTTAGGCATGGTCGCCATGTATGCATTGATGCTCACTTTTGGTGTCAGACCTGTATTTGCCATCATAGCCAGTGTCGCCTTCTCCATGAGTTCTTATAATCTCCTCAGTTTGGCAGCGGGTCATAATGCCAAAATATGGGCAGTAAACCTTATTCCTGTGATTTTGCTCGGAATACACTTGGCTTTCAAAAAGAAGCGGTTGCTTGGAGCGGGAATACTTGCTCTTGGTCTCCTCCTACAATTGAAATTCAACCACGTTCAGATCACCTACTACACTTTGATTATTTCGGTGATTTATGTCGCTGTTAGAATTGTCTTTGACTGGAAAAAAGAATCAGTTGCACAACTGGGTAAAACGATCGCTTTCTTGATTCTGGGGGCGGTATTGGCTGTAGGAGGGAATATTGGAAGAATAGCTACCGCCATGGAATATGCCCCCTATTCGACTAGGGGCAATGCTACATTAGAATCTGCCTCAGCAGGCTTGGACAAGGATTATGCATTCTCCTGGTCAAACGGCAAATTGGAGACGCTTACTTTTTTGGTTCCAAATTTCTACGGAGGAGGAAGCAGCACCCCACTCGGAAAAAATACCGCTTCCGAAAAAGCGCTGCGGAGCAATGGACTCGACCCGGCTCAAATCAACGGGTTCTTGCAGGGAGCTCCTACCTATTGGGGCGATCAGCCATTTACAGGAGGCCCGATTTACGGGGGAGTCATCTTGGTTTTCCTAGCATTCATTGGAATCTGGGCTGCGCCAAAAGAGAGTCTTTATACATTCGGAGCTATCATTATTCTTTCCCTTATGCTTTCTTGGGGAAAAAACCTGAGTTGGTTCAACTACTTGCTTTTTGACATTCTTCCGGGGTATAATAAGTTTCGGGCAGTGTCCATGGCTCTGGGCATGACGCTATTTGCCATTCCTGCTTTAGCGGCTATATCTTTGGAAAGACTGTATCGAAGCAAGGATTTCAAACCGCTTTACATATCCGGTGCGGTAGTAGGTGGATTATTGTTTTTGCTTGCTATCGGTGCAGGCATATTCAGATTTGAAGGAGCAGCTGATGCAGGCTTGCCTGATTGGCTGATCAATGCGATTCGCCAAGACAGGAAATCCATGCTCTCGGCAAGTGCTTGGAGAAGCCTGGCTTTTGTGGCAGCATCTTTTGCCTTGATATACTTTGCCCTGAAAGACAAAATCTCAGACTTCATCTTGGGAATAGGAATTTTCTCTTTGGTTACAATTGATCTATGGACAGTAAATAAGCACTACTTGAATGATGATTCCTTTCAGGGAAATCCTTCCCGAAGCTATTTCGCCGAAACTCCCGCAGACATGGAAATAGCCAACGATAAAAGTTATTTCAGGGTACTTGATCTAACAGAGTCATTGACAGCATCCGGAAAATCCCCCTACCGCTTCCATAGCCTTGGCGGATATCATGGTGCCAAAATGCGTAGGTATCAGGATTTACTGGACAATAGATTGAACTTTGAATTAAATGATTTTGTAAAAAAAGCACAGGAAGGCGATTTTGATTTTGAGGGTATTCAGACTATTAATATGATGAATACAAAATATGTTATCGCAGGAACTGCCGCAAATTCAGTTTTTGAAAACCCGGAAGCCAACGGTCCAGCTTGGGTTCCTTCCCAAATAGTATCCGTGCAGACCAATCAAGAAGAAATGGATGAATTGGGGAGAATTGACACCAAAACTCAGGCAACTGTGAACACTTCGGAATTTGGTCAGGTGAGTGCCGGAAGTGGTCAAATAACCCATACCTCTTATACTCCCAATGAATTGAAATATATCGCAGAGATAAGCAAAGAAGGGCTGGCAGTCTTTTCAGAAATCTATTATCCTGTGGGATGGACTGCCACCATAGATGGAAAGGAGACGGAAATCTTACGGGCAGATTACCTGCTCCGCGGATTGATAGTGCCTGAAGGAACTCATGAGATCATTTTCAAGTTCGAACCAAAAAGCTACACCGCCACCAAAACCCCTATGATCATTTTTCAATACCTAATCGTATTGTCGTTGATTGCAGGTGTGTTTTTCACGATTAAGGAAAGGAATGGAAGAGAGTAA